A window of the Brassica oleracea var. oleracea cultivar TO1000 chromosome C1, BOL, whole genome shotgun sequence genome harbors these coding sequences:
- the LOC106328137 gene encoding chaperone protein DnaJ-like isoform X1, whose product MKRLFLCSSLHQMEDNNSPKKDYYKILEVDYDATEEMLKLNYRKLALKWHPDKHNGDTMATSKFQEINEAYNVLMDPDLRFEYDLTGIYEIHKYTLREYLARFKGMILTCNGLGISHSSSPWTQQLAEGNITTDEQGFDLASVSTETETETELK is encoded by the exons ATGAAGAGATTGTTCCTGTGTTCGTCTCTGCATCAGATGGAAGATAACAATTCTCCCAAG AAGGATTACTATAAGATTCTAGAAGTTGATTATGATGCAACTGAGGAGATGCTCAAGCTGAATTATCGGAAGCTTGCATTG AAGTGGCATCCTGATAAGCACAATGGTGATACTATGGCTACTTCAAAGTTTCAGGAGATCAATGAAGCTTATAACG TGCTAATGGATCCTGATTTACGTTTTGAGTATGATTTAACCGGAATATACGAGATTCACAAGTATACTTTGCGG GAGTATCTGGCTAGGTTTAAGGGAATGATACTCACTTGCAATGGACTAGGCATCAGTCACTCCTCATCGCCATG GACACAACAATTGGCGGAAGGCAATATCACTACAGATGAGCAAGGTTTCGATCTG GCTTCTGTATCAACTGAAACTGAAACAGAAACAGAGCTTAAGTAA
- the LOC106328137 gene encoding chaperone protein DnaJ-like isoform X2, which translates to MKRLFLCSSLHQMEDNNSPKDYYKILEVDYDATEEMLKLNYRKLALKWHPDKHNGDTMATSKFQEINEAYNVLMDPDLRFEYDLTGIYEIHKYTLREYLARFKGMILTCNGLGISHSSSPWTQQLAEGNITTDEQGFDLASVSTETETETELK; encoded by the exons ATGAAGAGATTGTTCCTGTGTTCGTCTCTGCATCAGATGGAAGATAACAATTCTCCCAAG GATTACTATAAGATTCTAGAAGTTGATTATGATGCAACTGAGGAGATGCTCAAGCTGAATTATCGGAAGCTTGCATTG AAGTGGCATCCTGATAAGCACAATGGTGATACTATGGCTACTTCAAAGTTTCAGGAGATCAATGAAGCTTATAACG TGCTAATGGATCCTGATTTACGTTTTGAGTATGATTTAACCGGAATATACGAGATTCACAAGTATACTTTGCGG GAGTATCTGGCTAGGTTTAAGGGAATGATACTCACTTGCAATGGACTAGGCATCAGTCACTCCTCATCGCCATG GACACAACAATTGGCGGAAGGCAATATCACTACAGATGAGCAAGGTTTCGATCTG GCTTCTGTATCAACTGAAACTGAAACAGAAACAGAGCTTAAGTAA
- the LOC106328137 gene encoding chaperone protein DnaJ-like isoform X3 — MKRLFLCSSLHQMEDNNSPKKDYYKILEVDYDATEEMLKLNYRKLALKWHPDKHNGDTMATSKFQEINEAYNVLMDPDLRFEYDLTGIYEIHKYTLREYLARFKGMILTCNGLGISHSSSPWTQQLAEGNITTDEQGFCIN; from the exons ATGAAGAGATTGTTCCTGTGTTCGTCTCTGCATCAGATGGAAGATAACAATTCTCCCAAG AAGGATTACTATAAGATTCTAGAAGTTGATTATGATGCAACTGAGGAGATGCTCAAGCTGAATTATCGGAAGCTTGCATTG AAGTGGCATCCTGATAAGCACAATGGTGATACTATGGCTACTTCAAAGTTTCAGGAGATCAATGAAGCTTATAACG TGCTAATGGATCCTGATTTACGTTTTGAGTATGATTTAACCGGAATATACGAGATTCACAAGTATACTTTGCGG GAGTATCTGGCTAGGTTTAAGGGAATGATACTCACTTGCAATGGACTAGGCATCAGTCACTCCTCATCGCCATG GACACAACAATTGGCGGAAGGCAATATCACTACAGATGAGCAAG GCTTCTGTATCAACTGA